From a single Helicovermis profundi genomic region:
- a CDS encoding competence/damage-inducible protein A, with product MKAAILTIGTELLMGMTLNTNSEYLSRKLNELGISVMYHSTVGDNEDRIIEDINRLYEKVDLIVTSGGLGPTKDDITKEVIANALGLDLVLNEEVKLGLIERFKKYGRNITENNFRQAYFPKDSIILDNDFGTAPGCIVKKGKKMALLLPGPPREVNPMFENYASKELQKMNKNIITSKFIKVFGMGESKVEDKIMDIVENQSNPTIATYVKSGEVLIRVTSSSENEEENYKLINPIVDEITSRIGEYIFNYEDMSLPETTINLLLEKKFTISTAESCTGGLIAKLITDFSGVSDIYKCSLITYANEAKVKELNVSEQSLDEFGAVSEEVCLEMLDGLYEKTKSDICITVTGIAGPNGGSEEKPVGLVYIGIKYFDNTFIFKKNFRGGRERIRMNTALFAFNEIRKIVTT from the coding sequence GTGAAGGCAGCTATACTTACAATAGGAACTGAACTATTAATGGGTATGACATTAAACACTAATAGTGAGTATCTATCTAGAAAATTAAATGAACTTGGTATTAGCGTTATGTACCATTCTACTGTAGGGGATAATGAAGACAGGATAATTGAGGATATTAATAGACTTTACGAAAAAGTTGATTTAATAGTTACATCTGGTGGACTTGGGCCGACAAAGGATGATATTACTAAAGAAGTTATTGCAAATGCATTAGGACTTGATTTAGTACTTAATGAAGAAGTTAAGCTTGGTTTAATCGAAAGGTTTAAAAAATACGGAAGAAATATTACTGAGAATAATTTTAGACAGGCATATTTCCCTAAAGATTCTATTATTTTAGATAACGATTTTGGTACAGCGCCAGGGTGTATAGTTAAAAAAGGTAAAAAGATGGCTCTTTTACTTCCTGGACCGCCTAGAGAAGTAAATCCAATGTTTGAAAATTACGCTTCTAAAGAACTTCAAAAGATGAATAAAAATATAATTACTTCAAAATTTATTAAAGTATTTGGTATGGGTGAATCAAAAGTTGAAGATAAAATTATGGATATAGTTGAAAATCAAAGCAACCCAACTATTGCCACATATGTTAAAAGTGGAGAAGTGCTTATTAGAGTTACTTCGAGTAGTGAAAATGAAGAAGAAAACTATAAGTTGATTAATCCTATAGTTGATGAAATTACAAGTAGAATAGGTGAATATATTTTTAATTATGAAGATATGTCACTCCCTGAAACAACTATAAATCTTCTTTTAGAAAAGAAATTTACAATATCTACAGCAGAGTCATGCACAGGTGGGCTTATTGCAAAATTAATTACAGATTTTTCTGGCGTATCTGATATTTATAAATGTTCTTTAATTACTTATGCAAATGAAGCAAAAGTTAAAGAATTAAATGTAAGCGAACAATCTTTAGATGAATTTGGAGCTGTTAGTGAAGAAGTTTGTCTAGAAATGCTAGATGGACTCTATGAAAAAACAAAATCTGATATATGTATCACTGTTACAGGAATTGCAGGTCCAAATGGTGGAAGTGAAGAAAAGCCTGTTGGACTTGTATATATCGGTATAAAATATTTTGATAATACCTTTATATTTAAAAAGAACTTTAGAGGTGGTAGAGAAAGAATTAGGATGAATACTGCTTTATTTGCATTTAATGAAATTAGGAAAATAGTGACGACTTAA
- the pgsA gene encoding CDP-diacylglycerol--glycerol-3-phosphate 3-phosphatidyltransferase, which translates to MNLPNKITLSRILLVPVFLYFLLNNFSVDSPNYVALIIFILASITDFLDGYLARKLNLVSKLGKFMDPLADKLLVAAALIGFVQTDQISSYFVFIIISRELIISVFRAVAASEGVVISASIWGKIKTNTQILAIIMLLLNNAPFNGLNIRIDMITLYIATIATVISGIDYIYKNRNVLN; encoded by the coding sequence ATGAATTTACCTAATAAAATTACACTTAGCAGAATATTATTAGTACCTGTATTTTTGTATTTTTTACTTAATAATTTTAGTGTAGATTCACCAAATTATGTGGCGCTTATTATATTTATTCTTGCATCAATAACTGATTTTTTAGATGGGTATTTGGCGAGAAAATTAAATTTAGTATCGAAACTTGGTAAATTTATGGATCCACTTGCAGATAAATTATTAGTTGCTGCGGCTTTAATCGGTTTTGTACAAACGGACCAAATAAGTTCGTATTTCGTATTTATAATTATTTCAAGAGAATTAATTATTAGTGTTTTTAGAGCAGTTGCAGCAAGTGAAGGTGTCGTTATATCTGCAAGTATATGGGGCAAAATTAAAACTAATACTCAAATACTAGCTATAATTATGCTTTTATTAAATAATGCACCATTTAATGGATTAAATATTAGAATTGATATGATTACTTTATATATTGCAACTATTGCAACTGTAATTTCTGGTATCGATTATATTTATAAAAATAGAAATGTTTTAAATTAA
- the rimO gene encoding 30S ribosomal protein S12 methylthiotransferase RimO: MNLKIYFETLGCAKNQVDSEMMIGIMSKNNYNIELDPSKADIIVVNTCGFIGDAKEESINTIIELLEHKKNGICKVFVAAGCLVERYADELEKELPEVDAFIGTTKFVNIYYIIDEILSNKEINSKRITATGDIDDDIDENIPRILLSPNYYAFLKVSEGCDNLCTYCIIPKLRGKYRSRKMEDIVLEAKDLVSGGVKELIIIAQDTTRYGIDLYGKYKLSALLKELNKIEGLKWIRLQYCYPDVIDDELIDAIATLDKVVKYIDIPIQHASNSVLKRMNRNTSKEQLYSVINKLREKVSDIVIRTTLLVGFPGETDEEFNELKEFISDVKLDKVGVFAYSLEEDTAAAKMKNQVDEEIRENRKNELLAIQVQISSDNLNKFFGREIEVIVEEKVPKENVYLCRSSYDAPEVDGIVYVNTEKELETGEFISVKIIDSMEYDLIGEF, from the coding sequence ATGAATTTAAAAATATATTTTGAAACACTTGGCTGTGCTAAAAACCAAGTAGACTCTGAGATGATGATTGGTATAATGAGCAAAAATAATTATAATATTGAACTTGATCCATCAAAAGCTGATATTATTGTTGTAAACACTTGTGGTTTTATTGGAGATGCAAAAGAAGAATCAATTAATACGATTATAGAGCTATTAGAACATAAAAAAAATGGTATATGTAAAGTTTTTGTAGCCGCGGGTTGTTTGGTTGAAAGATATGCGGATGAACTTGAAAAAGAACTTCCAGAAGTTGATGCATTTATTGGAACAACAAAATTTGTAAATATTTATTATATTATTGATGAAATTTTAAGTAATAAAGAAATTAATAGCAAAAGAATTACTGCAACTGGAGATATAGACGATGATATTGATGAAAATATTCCAAGAATACTTTTGTCTCCCAATTATTATGCGTTTTTAAAAGTCTCAGAGGGTTGTGATAACCTTTGTACCTATTGTATTATTCCCAAATTAAGAGGTAAATATAGAAGTAGAAAAATGGAAGATATAGTTCTTGAAGCAAAAGATTTAGTTAGTGGTGGAGTTAAAGAATTAATTATAATAGCACAGGACACTACAAGATATGGAATTGATTTGTATGGTAAATATAAGCTTTCTGCTCTTTTAAAAGAACTTAATAAAATTGAAGGTTTAAAATGGATTAGACTGCAATATTGTTATCCAGATGTAATTGATGATGAATTAATTGATGCAATAGCGACTCTTGATAAGGTTGTTAAATATATTGATATACCAATTCAGCATGCATCTAATTCTGTGTTAAAAAGAATGAATAGAAATACTTCTAAAGAGCAGCTTTACAGTGTTATAAATAAACTTAGAGAAAAAGTTAGTGATATTGTTATTAGAACGACTTTATTAGTTGGTTTTCCTGGTGAAACTGATGAGGAATTTAATGAACTTAAAGAATTTATTTCAGATGTAAAACTTGATAAAGTTGGAGTGTTTGCCTATTCACTTGAAGAGGACACAGCTGCAGCTAAAATGAAAAACCAAGTAGATGAAGAAATTCGTGAAAATAGAAAAAATGAACTTCTTGCTATTCAAGTACAAATTTCATCAGATAATCTTAATAAATTTTTTGGACGAGAAATAGAAGTAATTGTAGAAGAAAAAGTGCCTAAAGAGAACGTATACCTATGTAGAAGTTCATATGATGCACCGGAAGTAGATGGAATCGTATATGTTAATACTGAAAAAGAACTTGAAACAGGCGAATTTATATCAGTAAAAATAATTGATTCTATGGAATATGATTTGATAGGAGAGTTTTGA
- a CDS encoding DNA translocase FtsK: protein MNKKNSVKKESKTKKSPNAKKSSSVKKSTKSKKVNTKKTNGSKKSEKKSNFESKLIYEVKLILLIGFTVISVFSLHTFAMGIVGETIKKIYLGLFSKTAYIVPYVVFFIIFFIINNNLKTVRKKYIFSILLGFFSILAIYSNLIYDISMEGYKLTNIKVLSIDGVITAFNYGVIGTSSGSIGTLLSYALVGLFGKIGTYVVSLILLFIAIVIGTKISIVDIFNSQKKFATNVVTNANRQYKEKKAVSKENIKQNIEEIKQKKTEKFSDFDSNNYVLDKNIEKTSTSVSLPSNAVNTSSEESMSIKINAFDDEVKSNVVSEPSTASSINNNEMNKSGETQNVQVKTNKEIKKENSKISKKEVKKIENDLEKASHMEYENYIIPSVKMLSNSKVTGTSNKKEILDIARKLESILASFKVEAKVVQISKGPAITMFELQPSPGVKVSKIVNLSDDIALGLAAQQIRIIAPIPGKAAVGIEIPNKNTSLVTLKDVLDTKEFRDSKSKLSFALGKDISGNSIVSDLSKMPHLLIAGATGSGKSVCVNTLIASILFNARPDEVKLLMIDPKVVELNNYNGIPHLILPVVTDPKKASIALNWAVQEMTNRYNTFAETSVRDINSYNKKAEKNDLEKMPKIVVIIDELADLMMVAPNQVEDAICRLAQMARAAGIHLIVATQRPSVDVITGLIKANIPSRIAFSVSSQIDSRTILDMGGAEKLLGKGDMLFSPVGLSKPMRVQGAFVSDEEVENLVAFVKGQSGQVNYDEGILENTSSTLFIDNNDDEYLRPSIEHVINSKQASVSMLQRKFRIGYNRAARIVDEMEERGIVGPSAGSKPREVLVGPSFLEEDSSGENLNTTSENL, encoded by the coding sequence CTTTTGCTATGGGAATTGTTGGTGAAACCATAAAAAAAATATATCTTGGCCTATTTTCTAAAACTGCATATATAGTACCTTATGTTGTATTTTTTATTATATTTTTCATTATAAACAATAACCTTAAAACTGTTAGAAAAAAGTATATATTTTCTATTTTACTTGGATTTTTTAGTATTTTAGCAATATATAGTAATTTAATTTATGATATTTCTATGGAAGGTTATAAACTTACTAATATTAAAGTTTTATCTATAGATGGAGTGATTACTGCATTTAACTACGGCGTAATTGGTACGTCGTCTGGTTCTATAGGTACGCTTTTATCCTATGCATTAGTTGGATTGTTTGGAAAAATTGGAACTTATGTTGTTTCCCTTATTCTTTTATTTATTGCAATTGTAATCGGCACCAAAATTTCAATTGTAGATATCTTTAATTCACAAAAGAAATTTGCAACGAATGTAGTTACAAATGCTAATAGACAATACAAAGAGAAGAAAGCTGTATCAAAAGAAAACATTAAACAAAATATAGAAGAGATAAAGCAGAAAAAAACTGAAAAATTTAGCGACTTTGATAGCAATAATTATGTTCTTGATAAAAATATAGAAAAAACTTCTACTAGTGTAAGTTTACCCAGTAATGCTGTAAATACTTCGTCAGAAGAAAGTATGAGTATTAAAATCAATGCATTTGATGACGAAGTAAAATCAAATGTTGTGAGTGAGCCAAGTACAGCTAGTAGTATTAATAATAATGAAATGAATAAGTCCGGTGAAACTCAAAACGTTCAAGTAAAAACAAATAAAGAGATAAAAAAAGAAAATTCAAAAATTAGTAAAAAAGAAGTTAAGAAAATTGAAAATGATCTAGAAAAAGCATCACATATGGAGTATGAAAATTATATTATTCCAAGTGTAAAAATGCTTAGTAATAGTAAAGTTACAGGAACATCAAATAAAAAAGAAATTTTAGATATTGCAAGGAAACTTGAATCAATTTTAGCTAGCTTTAAAGTTGAAGCAAAAGTTGTTCAAATTAGTAAGGGGCCAGCTATTACAATGTTTGAACTTCAACCAAGCCCTGGTGTTAAGGTTAGTAAAATAGTTAATCTTTCAGATGATATAGCTCTTGGACTTGCAGCTCAGCAAATTAGAATTATCGCTCCAATTCCAGGAAAAGCAGCAGTAGGAATTGAAATTCCAAATAAAAATACTTCGCTTGTAACTTTAAAAGATGTCCTTGATACTAAAGAGTTTAGGGATAGTAAATCGAAATTAAGCTTTGCACTTGGAAAAGATATTTCAGGTAACTCTATAGTAAGTGATCTATCTAAAATGCCACATTTACTTATTGCAGGCGCTACAGGTTCTGGTAAAAGTGTATGTGTTAATACCTTAATTGCATCAATTCTTTTTAATGCAAGGCCTGATGAAGTAAAGCTCCTTATGATAGATCCTAAAGTTGTTGAGCTTAATAATTATAATGGTATACCTCATTTGATACTTCCTGTAGTGACTGATCCTAAAAAAGCATCTATTGCATTAAATTGGGCTGTTCAGGAAATGACAAATAGATATAATACTTTTGCTGAAACTTCTGTTCGTGATATTAATTCATACAATAAAAAAGCTGAGAAAAATGATCTTGAAAAAATGCCTAAAATAGTTGTTATTATAGATGAACTAGCCGACCTTATGATGGTGGCGCCAAACCAAGTTGAAGACGCGATATGTAGATTGGCACAGATGGCTAGAGCTGCTGGTATTCATTTAATTGTTGCAACTCAAAGACCATCAGTTGATGTAATTACTGGTTTAATTAAGGCAAATATTCCGTCAAGAATCGCATTTTCAGTTAGTTCCCAAATTGACTCAAGAACAATTCTTGATATGGGTGGTGCAGAAAAACTTCTTGGTAAAGGAGACATGTTATTTTCACCAGTTGGATTATCTAAACCTATGAGAGTTCAGGGTGCCTTTGTTTCCGATGAAGAAGTTGAAAATTTAGTTGCATTTGTTAAAGGACAATCTGGTCAAGTTAATTATGATGAAGGAATTTTAGAAAACACTTCAAGCACTTTGTTTATTGATAATAATGATGATGAATATTTAAGACCCTCAATAGAGCATGTAATTAATTCTAAGCAGGCTTCAGTTTCAATGCTTCAAAGAAAGTTTAGAATAGGATATAATAGGGCAGCTAGAATTGTTGATGAAATGGAAGAAAGGGGTATTGTAGGTCCAAGTGCTGGAAGTAAACCAAGAGAAGTATTAGTTGGACCAAGTTTTTTAGAAGAGGATTCAAGCGGAGAAAATCTTAACACTACTAGCGAAAATCTGTGA